The Solibacillus isronensis genome contains the following window.
CTCGTTTGCATTGTAAACTTCCCCATTATATACAATTGTCAATTCCCCGCGAGTCATCGGCTGATTACCTGTCACTAAATCAATAATTGCAAGCCGTTTATGGCCTAATAAAGCATGTTTGCTTATAAAGTATCCTTCACTATCCGGACCTCGGTGTAAAAGCGTCCTCGTCATTTTCTTTATCATTGATTCTTCATTTACTAAGTGAGTCGAGTAATCGATCCAACCTGATATTCCACACATGATTAATCCCTCCATGTATCAATGTATGTTTTGCATGGTTTATCGACAAATTGTCCCATTCGAAAAAATTCCTTTAGACGAAAAAAAAGCCATTCTACAAGTGTTTACTTATAGAATGACCCCTTCATTATTTAATTAAATTACTTGCAAATCCAAACACACCATTCCATAAATTACCGAAAAAGCTTCCGATACCTTGGAACATTAATGATATTTTCCCTGCACGTTCTACCGATTCTGTCGTTACAACATCTGCTACAATAGGATTGCCATCAATATAGCCGAAATCTACACCTTCTGTAGGAGCAAGTACTGCCTGTCCTACTACTTGGTCTTTCTCGATTCCTGCTTCAATTTCTTTCTTGTCCAATGTCAATGTCGGAACGTATGAGTCTTTTTCGCTTGTCTTAACCATTACAGAAACCGGCTCTTTCACACCGATTTTGACAGAGTCCTCTTTCCCTTTAGTAACAGGAATTGTTTTTTGCTCTTTAAATACATAGTTACCTGGAAGAAGTTCTACTTTTGAAAATTGACCAAATCCATAATCGAATAGTTTCGCTGTCGCATCAAAACGCGCTTTATAAGAGCCTACACCATTTGAATCCACTGCCTTCATAACAACAGCTATTAAACGTGTATCACCGCGTTTAGCTGTACCTGTAAACGTATGACCAGCAAAATCAGTTGTACCTGTTTTTAAACCGTCTACGCCTTCATATTCATATACAAGGCCTGGTAGCATGAAGTTCCAGTTGGACATACTAATTGCATCCGAAGTTCCTTCACGGAATACTTTCTTAGGTATTTTTGCTGTTTCTAACATGTCAGGATGATCTTTTAATAAGTTGTACGCTAATTTTGCTACAGAACGAGCAGGCATAACGTTTTCATCCTTTTCTCCAGTACCTTCTGGATGCATGCCTTGCAAATCAGCATTATTTAAACCTGTTACGTTTACAAACTTGTAATTTTCCAAGCCAAGTTCTTCTGCTTTTTTATCCATCAATTTCAGGAATTCTTTTTCTGTACCTGCAATTGTTTCAGCAATTGCAATTGTGGCAGCATTTGCAGAATAGATTGCCATTGCTTCATACAACTCTCTAATCGTATACGTACCATCAGCACGTAACGGTACATTACTCAATAAACGGTTTTGGGAAACCTTATATGTATACTCTGATACATTATATTGTTGATCCCATGAAATTGAGCCTTCTTCGATTGCATCAAGTAATAGATATTCTGTCATCATTTTCGTCATACTTGCAATACCTAAAGCTGTCTCTGCGTTTTGCTCATACAAAATTTTTCCTGTGTCTGCGTCAATTAAAATTGCTGCATCTACCGTTAACCCTAAATCCGTCGCTGCGTTTGTCTTAGCAGGTGTCATCGCCAGCATGCTAAGTATTAAAATCGGGATTAAGACAATGCTTAATACCGTTTGCTTTCTTACCTTCTTCACAAAGCTACCTCCAAATTTTTTTTCTTGTCTAACGTCATTTTATCATACATAAGTAGTTGTATGTGACCTTCTGTTAATAAAAAAACGTTACTATCTTCAATTTGACGATAGTAACGTTTGAAAGTTTCCTAGTAATTATTGTAAAGAGTAGTTTGGTGATTCTTTCGTGATTTGTACATCATGTGGATGTGATTCACGTAAGCCTGCACCCGACATTTTAATGAACTGTGATTTTTCACGTAAATGTTCTAAATCCGGTGCACCGCAGTAACCCATTCCGGCACGTACACCACCAACTAATTGGTGAATTGTATCTGCTAAAGGACCTTTGTATGGTAAACGTCCTTCAATTCCTTCTGGTACTAGCTTTTTCGCATCTTCTTGGAAGTAGCGGTCTTTAGAGCCTTTTTCCATTGCACCTAGTGAACCCATTCCACGGTACACTTTAAAGCGACGTCCTTGGAAAATTTCTGTTTCACCAGGAGATTCAGATGTTCCTGCTAATAATGAACCTAGCATTACAGTATGTCCACCTGCAGCTAAAGCTTTTACGATATCTCCTGAATACTTGATACCGCCATCAGCGATAATTGTTTTGCCTAATTCACGGGCAACTGATGCTGCATCGTAAACAGCTGTAATTTGTGGTACACCAACACCAGCTACAACACGAGTTGTACAAATAGAACCAGGACCGATTCCTACTTTTACAACATCGGCACCAGCTTCGAATAATGCACGTGTTCCTTCAGCTGTTGCAACATTCC
Protein-coding sequences here:
- a CDS encoding D-alanyl-D-alanine carboxypeptidase family protein — encoded protein: MKKVRKQTVLSIVLIPILILSMLAMTPAKTNAATDLGLTVDAAILIDADTGKILYEQNAETALGIASMTKMMTEYLLLDAIEEGSISWDQQYNVSEYTYKVSQNRLLSNVPLRADGTYTIRELYEAMAIYSANAATIAIAETIAGTEKEFLKLMDKKAEELGLENYKFVNVTGLNNADLQGMHPEGTGEKDENVMPARSVAKLAYNLLKDHPDMLETAKIPKKVFREGTSDAISMSNWNFMLPGLVYEYEGVDGLKTGTTDFAGHTFTGTAKRGDTRLIAVVMKAVDSNGVGSYKARFDATAKLFDYGFGQFSKVELLPGNYVFKEQKTIPVTKGKEDSVKIGVKEPVSVMVKTSEKDSYVPTLTLDKKEIEAGIEKDQVVGQAVLAPTEGVDFGYIDGNPIVADVVTTESVERAGKISLMFQGIGSFFGNLWNGVFGFASNLIK